The following proteins are encoded in a genomic region of Brachypodium distachyon strain Bd21 chromosome 1, Brachypodium_distachyon_v3.0, whole genome shotgun sequence:
- the LOC100839185 gene encoding choline monooxygenase, chloroplastic isoform X4: MAIAQVLALSSSTSSFVRTDRPKVRRAAPSRVAAAAAGATVGEPARRLVAAFDPAIPLASAVTPPSEWYTDPEFLRLELDRVFLRGWQAVGHIGQVKNPNDFFSGRLGNVEFVICRDAHGKLHAFHNVCRHHASLLACGSGQKTCFQCPYHGWTYGLDGALLKATRISGIKNFNKNDFGLLPIKVFCDNYLDGGYHVPYAHGALASGLQLQSYETLTYERVSVQRCESAPAEQEDIDRLGTKAIYAFVYPNFMINRYGPWMDTNLAVPLDATRCKVVFDYFLDESLLDDQDFIDQSLKDSEQVQIEDIALCEGVQKGLESPAYGVGRYAPSVEMAMHHFHRLLHTNLCG, from the exons ATGGCGATCGCGCAAGTCCTAGCcctttcctcctccacctcctccttcgTGAGGACCGATCGCCCCAAAGTCCgtcgcgccgcgccgtcccgcgttgcggcggcagcggcgggggcgaCGGTTGGGGAGCCCGCGCGGCGGCTCGTGGCGGCGTTCGACCCGGCGATACCGCTGGCCTCTGCGGTGACGCCGCCGAGCGAGTGGTACACCGATCCGGAATTCCTCCGGCTCGAACTCGACCGCGTCTTCCTCCGCGGGTGGCAGGCTGTTG GTCACATAGGACAAGTCAAGAACCCAAATGATTTCTTCTCAGGAAG ACTCGGAAATGTAGAATTTGTCATATGCCGGGATGCACATGGGAAACTTCACGCTTTTCACAACGTGTGTCGCCATCATGCCTCACTCCTTGCATGTGGAAGCGGTCAAAAGACCTGTTTCCAATGCCCTTATCAT GGATGGACATATGGATTGGATGGTGCCCTCCTCAAAGCTACACGAATATCAGGAATCAAGAACTTCAACAAGAAT GATTTTGGTCTATTACCAATCAAG GTCTTTTGTGACAACTATCTAGATGGTGGATATCATGTTCCATATGCACATGGAGCCCTCGCATCTGGCCTGCAGCTTCAATCCTACGAAACACTT ACATATGAAAGAGTTAGTGTTCAAAGATGTGAAAGCGCCCCAGCAGAACAAGAAGACATTGATCGCCTAGGGACAAAAGCTATCTATGCCTTTGTTTATCCAAACTTTATGATCAACAG GTATGGTCCATGGATGGACACTAATCTAGCTGTTCCATTGGATGCAACCAGGTGTAAAGTGGTTTTTGATTATTTTCTCGACGAGTCTCTTCTG GATGACCAGGATTTTATTGACCAAAGCTTAAAAGACAGCGAACAAGTACAG ATAGAAGACATCGCTCTCTGCGAGGGAGTCCAGAAGGGCTTGGAGTCGCCAGCCTACGGCGTGGGTAGGTACGCGCCGTCCGTGGAGATGGCCATGCACCACTTCCACCGCCTCCTGCATACTAACCTCTGTGGCTAG
- the LOC100839798 gene encoding serrate RNA effector molecule isoform X2 gives MTGTMAGIRIVLQIGLIQDLGHQMMVLGSQGHVWSCVGTWHQILEGLMTYKQFIQVLEDDISPAEAESRYQEYKTEYITTQKRAYFDLHKNEDWLKDKYHPTNLLSVIERRNERCKVVAKDFFLDLQNGTLDLGPGITAAAPSKSENGSDVNSEDDGDGDKRRKHIRGSSKEKDPLSAAPKAHPVSSEPRRIQTDIEQTLGLVRRLDTEKGILGNILSSGDHEKSDVDKSHIGSMGPIIIIRGLTTVKGLEGVELLDTLLTYLWRVHGVDYYGMSETNEAKGPRHVRADSKNSSTINVNAVDWEKKLDTFWQERLSGQDPMVILTAKDKIDAAAAEVLEPHVRKIRDEKYGWKYGCGAKGCTKLFHAPEFVYKHLRLKHPELVLEVTSKVREDLYFQNYMNDPNAPGGTPVMQQSAPDKSRRGMDSRLRYDRTNRRDYDRADRDGGRYGRGDGSPNRDGPDDQMFDAFRGRGSNAPFGSEFPAPPILMPVPGAGPLGPFVPAPPEIAMHMLREQGPPPFEPNGAPHGNPQVLGQMMGGGPAPIIAMPPSFHHDPRRLRSYNDLDAPDEEVTVLDYRSL, from the exons GGAAGGCTTGATGACATACAAACAGTTCATCCAAGTTCTTGAGGATGATATATCACCAGCTGAAGCTGAGAGCCG GTACCAAGAATACAAGACAGAGTACATCACTACCCAGAAACGTGCTTATTTTGATCTCCACAAAAATGAAGACTG GTTGAAAGACAAGTACCATCCAACCAACTTATTATCTGTCATTGAAAG GAGGAATGAACGTTGTAAGGTAGTTGCGAAGGACTTCTTTCTTGATTTGCAAAATGGAACCCTTGACCT TGGTCCTGGAataactgctgctgcaccaaGTAAATCAGAAAATGGCAGCGATGTAAACTCTGAAGATGATGGAGATGGTgacaaaagaagaaagcaCATCAGGGgttcctcaaaagaaaaagatccTCTTTCTGCTGCTCCCAAGGCTCATCCAGTTAGCTCTGAACCTCGACGAATTCAAACTGACATAGAACAAACTTTAGGCCTGGTGCGTAGGCTGGACACCGAGAAGGGTATTCTGGGGAATATCCTGTCAAGTGGTGATCATGAGAAGTCAGATGTAGACAAATCACATATTGGATCAATGGGCCCTATAATTATAATTCGAGGCTTAACGACTGTCAAGGGCCTTGAAGGCGTTGAGCTCCTTGATACTCTTCTTACCTATTTATGGCGTGTTCATGGAGTTGATTACTATGGCATGTCTGAAACGAATGAGGCGAAAGGCCCTCGTCATGTGAGAGCAGATAGCAAGAATTCTAGTACAATTAATGTCAATGCTGTTGATTGGGAGAAGAAGCTGGATACATTCTGGCAGGAAAGGTTGAGTGGTCAAGATCCCATGGTTATATTAACAGCCAAGGACAAAATTGATGCGGCAGCTGCTGAAGTTTTAGAACCTCATGTCAGGAAAATAAGGGATGAAAAGTATGGATGGAAATATGGATGTGGAGCCAAGGGCTGTACGAAACTTTTCCACGCTCCTGAGTTTGTTTACAAGCATTTGAGGCTCAAGCATCCAGAGCTGGTGTTAGAAGTTACTTCAAAAGTCCGAGAGGATCTTTATTTCCAAAACTACATGAA TGACCCTAATGCACCAGGTGGAACACCAGTTATGCAGCAGTCTGCACCA GACAAATCAAGGCGTGGTATGGACAGTCGTCTGAGATATGACCGTACCAATCGCAGAGATTATGATAGGGCAGATAGAGATGGAGGCAGATATGGTCGAGGTGATGGCTCTCCAAACCGTGATGGACCTGATGATCAGATGTTTGATGCCTTCCGTGGACGAGGCTCCAATGCTCCTTTCGGTTCTGAATTCCCTGCTCCGCCAATATTGATGCCTGTTCCTGGTGCTGG TCCACTGGGACCATTTGTTCCTGCGCCTCCAGAAATAGCCATGCATATGCTGAGAGAGCAAGGACCTCCTCCATTTGAACCAAACGGTGCACCCCATGGCAACCCACAAGTGCTTGGACAAATGATGGGCGGAGGTCCAGCACCAATTATAGCCATGCCACCATCTTTTCATCATGATCCTCGTCGTTTGCGAAG CTATAATGACCTTGATGCCCCTGATGAGGAAGTTACTGTTCTTGACTACAGAAGTTTGTAG
- the LOC100838878 gene encoding uncharacterized protein LOC100838878: protein MSVVAAAAVGPPAPVVAPAPAVAPFGLYGGGGGGGARKRKDVVRPEETAEDGGGGVHGLFVLETVVEEEAEAEGERSSIGAVSDDEAVEDGDEAESSPGQRKKKAGLACLDALDDALPIKRGLSSFFSGKSRSFANLQDVVAVAGETGGANVLAKPENPFNKRRRVLRCSSMRRVSSTSLTALPPFLPPGPRPSSFNIGNDDSATNGGGGGSG, encoded by the exons ATGTCCGTtgtggctgcggcggccgTGGGCCCCCCCGCCCCGGTGGTGGCCCCGGCCCCCGCGGTGGCGCCCTTCGGTCtgtacggcggcggcggcgggggaggggcgaggaagaggaaggacgTTGTTCGGCCGGAGGAAACGGctgaggacggcggcggcggcgtgcatGGGCTGTTCGTGCTGGAGACGGtggtcgaggaggaggcggaggcggaaggAGAGCGGTCGTCCATTGGCGCCGTgtcggacgacgaggcggtGGAGGACGGGGATGAggcggagagctcgccggggcagaggaagaagaaggctgggCTCGCGTGCTTGGACGCCCTCGACGACGCCCTCCCCATCAA GAGAGGGCTGTCGAGCTTCTTCTCGGGCAAGTCGCGGTCGTTCGCCAACCTGCAGGAcgtggtggccgtggccggcgaGACGGGCGGCGCCAACGTGCTCGCCAAGCCGGAGAACCCCTTCAACAAGCGCCGGCGCGTCCTCCGCTGCTCCTCCATGCGCCGGGTCTCCTCCACCTCGCTCACCGCGCTGCCGCCCTTCCTGCCGCCCGGGCCCAGACCCTCCAGCTTCAACATCGGCAACGACGACAGCGCCaccaatggcggcggcggcggcagtggctgA
- the LOC100839185 gene encoding choline monooxygenase, chloroplastic isoform X3, protein MAIAQVLALSSSTSSFVRTDRPKVRRAAPSRVAAAAAGATVGEPARRLVAAFDPAIPLASAVTPPSEWYTDPEFLRLELDRVFLRGWQAVGHIGQVKNPNDFFSGRLGNVEFVICRDAHGKLHAFHNVCRHHASLLACGSGQKTCFQCPYHGWTYGLDGALLKATRISGIKNFNKNDFGLLPIKIFAMQVFCDNYLDGGYHVPYAHGALASGLQLQSYETLTYERVSVQRCESAPAEQEDIDRLGTKAIYAFVYPNFMINRYGPWMDTNLAVPLDATRCKVVFDYFLDESLLDDQDFIDQSLKDSEQVQIEDIALCEGVQKGLESPAYGVGRYAPSVEMAMHHFHRLLHTNLCG, encoded by the exons ATGGCGATCGCGCAAGTCCTAGCcctttcctcctccacctcctccttcgTGAGGACCGATCGCCCCAAAGTCCgtcgcgccgcgccgtcccgcgttgcggcggcagcggcgggggcgaCGGTTGGGGAGCCCGCGCGGCGGCTCGTGGCGGCGTTCGACCCGGCGATACCGCTGGCCTCTGCGGTGACGCCGCCGAGCGAGTGGTACACCGATCCGGAATTCCTCCGGCTCGAACTCGACCGCGTCTTCCTCCGCGGGTGGCAGGCTGTTG GTCACATAGGACAAGTCAAGAACCCAAATGATTTCTTCTCAGGAAG ACTCGGAAATGTAGAATTTGTCATATGCCGGGATGCACATGGGAAACTTCACGCTTTTCACAACGTGTGTCGCCATCATGCCTCACTCCTTGCATGTGGAAGCGGTCAAAAGACCTGTTTCCAATGCCCTTATCAT GGATGGACATATGGATTGGATGGTGCCCTCCTCAAAGCTACACGAATATCAGGAATCAAGAACTTCAACAAGAAT GATTTTGGTCTATTACCAATCAAG ATTTTTGCCATGCAGGTCTTTTGTGACAACTATCTAGATGGTGGATATCATGTTCCATATGCACATGGAGCCCTCGCATCTGGCCTGCAGCTTCAATCCTACGAAACACTT ACATATGAAAGAGTTAGTGTTCAAAGATGTGAAAGCGCCCCAGCAGAACAAGAAGACATTGATCGCCTAGGGACAAAAGCTATCTATGCCTTTGTTTATCCAAACTTTATGATCAACAG GTATGGTCCATGGATGGACACTAATCTAGCTGTTCCATTGGATGCAACCAGGTGTAAAGTGGTTTTTGATTATTTTCTCGACGAGTCTCTTCTG GATGACCAGGATTTTATTGACCAAAGCTTAAAAGACAGCGAACAAGTACAG ATAGAAGACATCGCTCTCTGCGAGGGAGTCCAGAAGGGCTTGGAGTCGCCAGCCTACGGCGTGGGTAGGTACGCGCCGTCCGTGGAGATGGCCATGCACCACTTCCACCGCCTCCTGCATACTAACCTCTGTGGCTAG
- the LOC100839185 gene encoding choline monooxygenase, chloroplastic isoform X2: MAIAQVLALSSSTSSFVRTDRPKVRRAAPSRVAAAAAGATVGEPARRLVAAFDPAIPLASAVTPPSEWYTDPEFLRLELDRVFLRGWQAVGHIGQVKNPNDFFSGRLGNVEFVICRDAHGKLHAFHNVCRHHASLLACGSGQKTCFQCPYHGWTYGLDGALLKATRISGIKNFNKNDFGLLPIKVATWGPFVLARFDNFAQDTVDDVVGDEWLGSASDLLSRNGIDTSLPHICRREYIIECNWKVFCDNYLDGGYHVPYAHGALASGLQLQSYETLTYERVSVQRCESAPAEQEDIDRLGTKAIYAFVYPNFMINRYGPWMDTNLAVPLDATRCKVVFDYFLDESLLDDQDFIDQSLKDSEQVQIEDIALCEGVQKGLESPAYGVGRYAPSVEMAMHHFHRLLHTNLCG, from the exons ATGGCGATCGCGCAAGTCCTAGCcctttcctcctccacctcctccttcgTGAGGACCGATCGCCCCAAAGTCCgtcgcgccgcgccgtcccgcgttgcggcggcagcggcgggggcgaCGGTTGGGGAGCCCGCGCGGCGGCTCGTGGCGGCGTTCGACCCGGCGATACCGCTGGCCTCTGCGGTGACGCCGCCGAGCGAGTGGTACACCGATCCGGAATTCCTCCGGCTCGAACTCGACCGCGTCTTCCTCCGCGGGTGGCAGGCTGTTG GTCACATAGGACAAGTCAAGAACCCAAATGATTTCTTCTCAGGAAG ACTCGGAAATGTAGAATTTGTCATATGCCGGGATGCACATGGGAAACTTCACGCTTTTCACAACGTGTGTCGCCATCATGCCTCACTCCTTGCATGTGGAAGCGGTCAAAAGACCTGTTTCCAATGCCCTTATCAT GGATGGACATATGGATTGGATGGTGCCCTCCTCAAAGCTACACGAATATCAGGAATCAAGAACTTCAACAAGAAT GATTTTGGTCTATTACCAATCAAGGTAGCTACATGGGGACCTTTTGTGCTTGCCAGATTTGATAATTTCGCTCAAGATACTGTCGATGATGTAGTTGGAGATGAATGGCTAGGCAGTGCTTCAGATCTGTTGAGTAGAAATGGCATTGACACTTCACTACCTCACATTTGCAGGCGAGAATATATTATCGAATGTAACTGGAAG GTCTTTTGTGACAACTATCTAGATGGTGGATATCATGTTCCATATGCACATGGAGCCCTCGCATCTGGCCTGCAGCTTCAATCCTACGAAACACTT ACATATGAAAGAGTTAGTGTTCAAAGATGTGAAAGCGCCCCAGCAGAACAAGAAGACATTGATCGCCTAGGGACAAAAGCTATCTATGCCTTTGTTTATCCAAACTTTATGATCAACAG GTATGGTCCATGGATGGACACTAATCTAGCTGTTCCATTGGATGCAACCAGGTGTAAAGTGGTTTTTGATTATTTTCTCGACGAGTCTCTTCTG GATGACCAGGATTTTATTGACCAAAGCTTAAAAGACAGCGAACAAGTACAG ATAGAAGACATCGCTCTCTGCGAGGGAGTCCAGAAGGGCTTGGAGTCGCCAGCCTACGGCGTGGGTAGGTACGCGCCGTCCGTGGAGATGGCCATGCACCACTTCCACCGCCTCCTGCATACTAACCTCTGTGGCTAG
- the LOC100839185 gene encoding choline monooxygenase, chloroplastic isoform X1: protein MAIAQVLALSSSTSSFVRTDRPKVRRAAPSRVAAAAAGATVGEPARRLVAAFDPAIPLASAVTPPSEWYTDPEFLRLELDRVFLRGWQAVGHIGQVKNPNDFFSGRLGNVEFVICRDAHGKLHAFHNVCRHHASLLACGSGQKTCFQCPYHGWTYGLDGALLKATRISGIKNFNKNDFGLLPIKVATWGPFVLARFDNFAQDTVDDVVGDEWLGSASDLLSRNGIDTSLPHICRREYIIECNWKIFAMQVFCDNYLDGGYHVPYAHGALASGLQLQSYETLTYERVSVQRCESAPAEQEDIDRLGTKAIYAFVYPNFMINRYGPWMDTNLAVPLDATRCKVVFDYFLDESLLDDQDFIDQSLKDSEQVQIEDIALCEGVQKGLESPAYGVGRYAPSVEMAMHHFHRLLHTNLCG, encoded by the exons ATGGCGATCGCGCAAGTCCTAGCcctttcctcctccacctcctccttcgTGAGGACCGATCGCCCCAAAGTCCgtcgcgccgcgccgtcccgcgttgcggcggcagcggcgggggcgaCGGTTGGGGAGCCCGCGCGGCGGCTCGTGGCGGCGTTCGACCCGGCGATACCGCTGGCCTCTGCGGTGACGCCGCCGAGCGAGTGGTACACCGATCCGGAATTCCTCCGGCTCGAACTCGACCGCGTCTTCCTCCGCGGGTGGCAGGCTGTTG GTCACATAGGACAAGTCAAGAACCCAAATGATTTCTTCTCAGGAAG ACTCGGAAATGTAGAATTTGTCATATGCCGGGATGCACATGGGAAACTTCACGCTTTTCACAACGTGTGTCGCCATCATGCCTCACTCCTTGCATGTGGAAGCGGTCAAAAGACCTGTTTCCAATGCCCTTATCAT GGATGGACATATGGATTGGATGGTGCCCTCCTCAAAGCTACACGAATATCAGGAATCAAGAACTTCAACAAGAAT GATTTTGGTCTATTACCAATCAAGGTAGCTACATGGGGACCTTTTGTGCTTGCCAGATTTGATAATTTCGCTCAAGATACTGTCGATGATGTAGTTGGAGATGAATGGCTAGGCAGTGCTTCAGATCTGTTGAGTAGAAATGGCATTGACACTTCACTACCTCACATTTGCAGGCGAGAATATATTATCGAATGTAACTGGAAG ATTTTTGCCATGCAGGTCTTTTGTGACAACTATCTAGATGGTGGATATCATGTTCCATATGCACATGGAGCCCTCGCATCTGGCCTGCAGCTTCAATCCTACGAAACACTT ACATATGAAAGAGTTAGTGTTCAAAGATGTGAAAGCGCCCCAGCAGAACAAGAAGACATTGATCGCCTAGGGACAAAAGCTATCTATGCCTTTGTTTATCCAAACTTTATGATCAACAG GTATGGTCCATGGATGGACACTAATCTAGCTGTTCCATTGGATGCAACCAGGTGTAAAGTGGTTTTTGATTATTTTCTCGACGAGTCTCTTCTG GATGACCAGGATTTTATTGACCAAAGCTTAAAAGACAGCGAACAAGTACAG ATAGAAGACATCGCTCTCTGCGAGGGAGTCCAGAAGGGCTTGGAGTCGCCAGCCTACGGCGTGGGTAGGTACGCGCCGTCCGTGGAGATGGCCATGCACCACTTCCACCGCCTCCTGCATACTAACCTCTGTGGCTAG